A genomic region of Streptosporangium lutulentum contains the following coding sequences:
- a CDS encoding ferredoxin reductase family protein: MSGAAPSSGTRPRTRARTRTRTRTPTRTRPRRGAPERPSVRRANPDLVLVLLYAGAAVATATCWADVTSVSGLAGWLAWVGRLTGLLAGYACAVLLGLVSRIPALDRGVGTDRLARWHATVGRFTIVLSVTHMLFATAAHVARSGTGALEATVGLILDGPAILEATVGLLLLVGVAIVSVRQVRRRMRYETWHYLHFVTYGAVFLAFAHQLTGPDFVDSLVMSALWQALYVSVPALLIWYRFLTPLRRALRHRLRVAEIRRESPAVVSVYLTGDHLDELGAEPGQFFRWRFLAPGMWWTANPYSLSAPATSRFLRITVKGVGDHSRALARLRPGTRVWAEGPYGALTAARSRRPQALLVGGGVGITPLRALFETLPGQVTLVYMARRDEELILRGELDDIAVMRNAKIHYTVDELSGSSGGRSVPLTGRALRTLIPGLAVHDVYLCGPTGMTTAARHALRRAGVPNRRIHVESFDF; the protein is encoded by the coding sequence CCGTCCGAGGCGCGGAGCCCCCGAGCGCCCGTCCGTCCGGCGGGCGAACCCGGACCTGGTCCTCGTCCTGCTCTACGCCGGAGCCGCCGTGGCGACCGCGACGTGCTGGGCCGACGTGACCTCCGTCTCCGGGCTCGCCGGGTGGCTGGCCTGGGTGGGCAGGCTCACCGGGCTGCTCGCGGGCTACGCCTGTGCCGTCCTGCTCGGGCTGGTGTCCCGGATCCCGGCGCTGGACCGCGGGGTCGGAACCGACCGGCTGGCCCGCTGGCACGCGACGGTCGGCCGCTTCACCATCGTCCTGTCGGTGACGCACATGCTGTTCGCCACGGCGGCCCACGTCGCGCGCTCCGGCACCGGCGCGCTGGAGGCGACGGTGGGGCTGATCCTGGACGGGCCCGCGATCCTGGAGGCGACCGTCGGCCTCCTGCTGCTGGTCGGCGTCGCGATCGTCTCGGTGCGCCAGGTACGGCGCCGGATGCGCTACGAGACCTGGCACTACCTGCACTTCGTCACCTACGGCGCGGTCTTCCTCGCGTTCGCCCACCAGCTCACCGGGCCTGACTTCGTCGACAGTCTCGTCATGAGCGCGCTCTGGCAGGCGCTGTACGTGTCCGTTCCCGCCCTGCTGATCTGGTACCGCTTCCTCACCCCTCTTCGCCGCGCCCTGCGCCATCGGCTGCGGGTCGCCGAGATCCGCCGGGAGTCGCCCGCCGTGGTGTCGGTCTACCTGACCGGTGACCACCTCGACGAGCTGGGCGCCGAACCCGGCCAGTTCTTCCGCTGGCGGTTCCTGGCCCCCGGCATGTGGTGGACGGCCAATCCCTACTCGCTGTCGGCTCCCGCCACCTCGCGTTTTCTGCGGATCACCGTCAAGGGGGTCGGCGATCACAGCCGGGCGCTGGCCCGGCTGCGGCCCGGCACCCGCGTATGGGCCGAGGGTCCCTACGGAGCCCTCACCGCCGCGCGCAGCCGCAGGCCCCAGGCGCTGCTGGTCGGCGGCGGCGTGGGCATCACCCCGCTGCGCGCTCTCTTCGAGACGCTTCCCGGTCAGGTGACCCTGGTCTACATGGCACGCCGCGACGAGGAGCTGATCCTGCGCGGCGAGCTGGACGACATCGCCGTCATGCGGAACGCCAAGATCCATTACACCGTCGACGAGCTGTCCGGATCGTCAGGCGGGCGGAGCGTGCCCCTGACCGGACGCGCCCTGCGGACGCTGATTCCCGGGCTGGCCGTACACGACGTCTACCTGTGCGGCCCCACCGGCATGACGACCGCGGCCCGTCACGCCCTGCGCCGCGCGGGCGTCCCCAACCGCCGCATCCACGTGGAGTCCTTCGACTTCTGA
- a CDS encoding ISAs1 family transposase gives MPVAPSSLIHTPGEGEIAKDTRSRVRHRPGLLARFSSIEDNRCASKVRHTLEAILGVMAFGSATVGGNSITAISHWAHEAPQDVLAALGCWRDPLTGRCLPPSERTLRRVLADVDGNEVDRHAAAYLAESPDDREGQPAGDPPGSPMPREREARRAARRQRRQLMPEGLLPSAAFDGKVLRGARLPGGGQVRLLSLFDTTGGTVVAQRQIGAKSTEVPELAPLLTGLDLAGMVLTGDALHTVRESARHLTGDHRAHYVLLLKDNQPALLAAAIRALSGTDTDFATRTHTMTDRGHGRTETRTIRTAPAVAVDVGFPGAAQLFRILRYRGGLDGVRISKEVVFGLTSLPADLAGPEHLNHYVRSHWGVENREHYVRDVTFGEDAGQVRTGQLPHVMAAIRNLVIGAFRQQGHSNIAHARRHYGYAPHRLLTLFSL, from the coding sequence GTGCCCGTCGCCCCATCATCACTGATCCATACGCCCGGAGAGGGCGAGATTGCCAAGGACACGCGATCGCGGGTCAGGCATCGGCCTGGACTTCTGGCCAGATTCTCCTCGATCGAGGACAACCGGTGCGCGAGCAAGGTCCGGCACACTCTGGAGGCGATCTTGGGGGTGATGGCCTTCGGCTCGGCCACGGTCGGCGGTAACTCGATCACCGCGATCAGTCACTGGGCCCATGAGGCACCCCAGGACGTGCTCGCCGCCTTGGGCTGCTGGCGTGATCCGCTCACCGGCCGGTGTCTGCCGCCCAGCGAACGGACCCTGCGTCGGGTCCTGGCCGACGTCGACGGCAACGAGGTGGACCGGCACGCCGCCGCCTACCTGGCCGAATCGCCCGATGATCGGGAAGGACAACCTGCCGGCGACCCGCCCGGCTCACCAATGCCGCGCGAGCGCGAGGCCCGCCGTGCCGCCCGGCGGCAACGGCGACAGCTCATGCCCGAGGGGCTGTTGCCGTCAGCGGCGTTCGATGGCAAGGTACTGCGCGGTGCGCGGCTGCCCGGCGGGGGGCAGGTCCGCCTGCTATCGCTGTTCGACACCACCGGCGGCACCGTCGTGGCGCAGCGGCAGATCGGGGCCAAGAGCACCGAAGTGCCTGAACTGGCGCCGCTGCTGACCGGACTCGACCTGGCCGGGATGGTCTTGACCGGCGACGCACTGCACACCGTCCGCGAAAGCGCCCGGCATCTGACCGGCGACCACCGCGCCCACTACGTCTTGCTTCTCAAGGACAATCAGCCCGCCCTGCTGGCCGCGGCGATCAGGGCACTGAGCGGGACCGACACCGATTTCGCCACGCGTACTCACACGATGACCGATCGCGGCCATGGCCGGACCGAGACCCGCACGATCCGGACCGCGCCCGCTGTCGCTGTCGATGTCGGCTTCCCCGGCGCCGCCCAACTCTTTCGGATCCTGCGTTATCGCGGTGGCCTGGATGGGGTCCGTATCAGCAAGGAGGTCGTGTTCGGGCTCACCAGCCTGCCCGCCGACCTGGCCGGACCCGAGCACCTCAATCATTACGTCCGATCGCATTGGGGCGTAGAAAATCGCGAGCATTACGTCCGTGATGTCACCTTTGGCGAAGACGCCGGCCAGGTCCGCACCGGACAGCTCCCGCACGTCATGGCCGCGATCCGCAACCTGGTCATCGGCGCATTCCGGCAACAAGGCCACAGCAATATCGCACACGCCCGCCGCCACTACGGCTACGCCCCACACCGCCTCTTGACCCTGTTCTCCCTATGA